One genomic region from Streptomyces sp. NBC_01431 encodes:
- a CDS encoding bifunctional DNA primase/polymerase yields the protein MTQPTDNRREGTQGPFRPAASDLLSTALDLARAGLPVLPLRRGKVPFGNCPTCAQNACGGRPNMKNAGPCLCPDVCHAWAAATTDPDVINSPTWGRAWRRAVGIGYHPGGAGLTVVDLDSPAAVTWARQSLPPTRTVATTRGEHWIYQGAIRSVNGVRADVDIKSTMAYARWRGTGSGTLTVLPEAVRALAVKPSTVRRPSVVTVPALAGGGECRHRTPAYLERGIAMAEQRITDARSAVHATVYRTFLAVLSVHGRCGCLTDTHTARLFTAAQAKGETARHCADAWANARTALGM from the coding sequence ATGACGCAACCCACCGACAACCGGCGAGAGGGCACTCAGGGCCCGTTCCGCCCGGCCGCCAGTGATCTGCTGAGCACCGCGCTCGACCTGGCTCGTGCGGGCCTGCCGGTGCTGCCTCTGCGCCGGGGCAAGGTCCCGTTCGGGAACTGCCCCACGTGCGCGCAGAACGCATGTGGCGGGCGCCCGAACATGAAGAACGCGGGCCCGTGCCTCTGCCCCGACGTGTGCCACGCGTGGGCCGCCGCCACCACTGACCCGGACGTCATCAACTCCCCGACCTGGGGGCGTGCGTGGCGCCGGGCGGTCGGGATCGGCTACCACCCCGGCGGCGCCGGGCTCACCGTGGTCGACCTGGACTCCCCGGCCGCCGTGACCTGGGCCCGCCAGAGCCTGCCGCCCACCCGGACCGTGGCCACCACACGCGGGGAGCACTGGATCTACCAGGGCGCCATCCGCTCAGTGAACGGCGTCCGGGCGGACGTCGACATCAAGTCCACGATGGCCTACGCCCGGTGGCGCGGCACCGGCAGCGGCACCCTAACCGTCCTGCCGGAAGCGGTGCGCGCGCTGGCCGTGAAGCCGTCCACGGTCCGGCGGCCGTCCGTCGTCACGGTGCCCGCGCTGGCCGGTGGTGGGGAATGCCGGCACCGCACTCCCGCCTACCTGGAACGCGGTATCGCCATGGCGGAGCAGCGCATCACCGACGCCCGCAGCGCGGTGCACGCGACGGTCTACCGCACGTTCCTGGCGGTGCTGTCCGTGCACGGCCGGTGCGGCTGCCTCACCGACACCCACACCGCCCGCCTGTTCACCGCAGCCCAGGCCAAGGGCGAGACGGCCCGGCACTGCGCCGACGCGTGGGCCAACGCCCGCACCGCCCTGGGGATGTGA
- a CDS encoding helix-turn-helix domain-containing protein yields the protein MATRAEPIDQILYKPEEAATALRVGRSTVYEQIRLGRLRTITIGRRRLVPPEYVAEYIELLKREAQNAA from the coding sequence GTGGCCACTCGCGCCGAACCCATCGATCAGATCCTCTACAAGCCGGAGGAGGCCGCCACGGCCCTCCGCGTCGGGCGCTCGACGGTCTACGAGCAGATCCGGCTGGGCCGCCTCCGGACGATCACCATCGGTCGCCGCAGGCTCGTACCGCCTGAGTACGTGGCCGAGTACATCGAACTTCTCAAGCGCGAGGCGCAGAACGCTGCCTGA
- a CDS encoding ATP-binding protein, which translates to MSEDEKNPARQIITDYAQAHFRYFRTTEGTVYAQRNGHPVARPIRSQGTTGSHRQELMVDLFRDGLGVFNGTAMKEALDLIEALALAQDVQPTHIRVAPGFDGATWLDLGRDDGQSVRIHPTGWEITVPDPREVCWRRTQLTGELPLPATDTGGKGIDLLLGLCNFAGPATECLAIAWLLGCLEPTVPVPAPFLTGPQGAGKSTGGRMLVRILEGMTGDLRRAPKDEENLITAVAAGWVTALDNLSHLPPDLSDLMCCIVTGAESIKRALFTDGDVVRSRYRRPLLLTGIDVGVIRPDLAERLLPLRLERPRVRRTEAELWADYAEALPIVLGSLLDLAVKVRAAEAVTPTDLRMADFAHLCAQFDAVCGLGALDAYRASLDDLNDDVIEGDLLAQTVLKHAADLDPGAEVRMTSAEWLHCLTGLYSGEECRPLPKGWPTTGKVLSDRLKRLQPTLAARGVLVDWGRSKTARYIEMARQAPPPPPEQQTAF; encoded by the coding sequence GTGTCCGAGGACGAGAAGAACCCGGCGCGGCAGATCATCACCGACTACGCGCAAGCGCACTTCCGGTACTTCCGCACCACCGAAGGCACCGTCTACGCGCAGCGCAACGGCCACCCCGTGGCCCGGCCGATCCGCTCCCAGGGCACGACCGGCAGCCACCGGCAGGAACTCATGGTCGACCTGTTCCGGGACGGGCTGGGCGTGTTCAACGGCACCGCCATGAAGGAGGCGCTGGATTTGATCGAAGCACTCGCGCTCGCCCAGGACGTTCAGCCCACGCACATCCGCGTTGCCCCCGGGTTCGACGGGGCGACGTGGCTCGACCTGGGCCGCGACGACGGCCAGTCCGTCCGCATCCACCCCACCGGGTGGGAGATCACCGTTCCCGATCCGCGTGAGGTGTGCTGGCGGCGCACCCAGCTCACCGGCGAACTGCCCCTGCCCGCCACGGACACCGGCGGCAAGGGCATCGACCTGCTCCTGGGCCTGTGCAACTTCGCGGGCCCGGCAACCGAGTGCCTGGCCATCGCCTGGCTCCTCGGCTGCCTGGAACCGACCGTGCCCGTCCCGGCCCCGTTCCTCACCGGCCCCCAGGGCGCGGGCAAGTCGACGGGCGGGCGGATGCTGGTGCGCATCCTCGAAGGGATGACCGGCGACCTGCGCCGCGCGCCCAAGGACGAGGAGAACCTGATCACGGCCGTGGCCGCCGGATGGGTCACCGCCCTCGACAACCTCTCCCACCTGCCCCCGGACCTCTCCGACCTGATGTGCTGCATCGTCACCGGCGCCGAGAGCATCAAGCGCGCGCTCTTCACCGATGGCGACGTGGTCCGCTCCCGCTACCGGCGTCCCCTGCTGCTGACCGGCATCGACGTCGGCGTCATCCGCCCCGACCTCGCTGAACGGCTCCTGCCCCTGCGACTGGAGCGGCCCCGGGTACGGCGCACCGAAGCGGAACTGTGGGCCGACTACGCCGAAGCGCTGCCCATCGTGCTCGGGTCGCTCCTGGATCTGGCGGTCAAGGTCCGGGCCGCTGAGGCGGTCACCCCGACTGATCTGCGCATGGCCGACTTCGCCCACCTGTGCGCCCAGTTCGACGCGGTCTGCGGGCTCGGAGCGCTGGACGCCTACCGGGCCAGCCTCGATGACCTCAACGACGACGTCATTGAGGGGGACCTGCTCGCGCAGACCGTCCTCAAGCACGCCGCCGACCTCGACCCGGGCGCTGAGGTGCGGATGACGTCGGCCGAGTGGCTCCACTGCCTCACCGGGCTCTACAGCGGCGAGGAATGCCGCCCCCTGCCCAAGGGCTGGCCGACCACGGGCAAGGTGCTGTCCGACCGCCTCAAGCGGCTACAGCCCACGCTCGCGGCCCGGGGCGTCCTCGTGGACTGGGGCCGCAGCAAGACCGCCCGGTACATCGAGATGGCCCGTCAGGCCCCGCCCCCGCCGCCCGAGCAGCAGACCGCCTTCTGA
- a CDS encoding pRL2-8, whose product MTVAARETPPGECPQCWQHAYDRRVHRHLKPRQDCPQCVDHMVNGCPNVVPKKPSKWW is encoded by the coding sequence GTGACCGTGGCCGCCCGTGAGACGCCGCCCGGTGAGTGCCCGCAGTGCTGGCAGCACGCCTACGACCGGCGCGTTCACCGCCACCTGAAGCCCCGGCAGGACTGCCCGCAGTGCGTCGACCACATGGTCAACGGCTGCCCCAACGTCGTGCCCAAGAAGCCGTCTAAGTGGTGGTGA
- a CDS encoding DUF2637 domain-containing protein, with the protein MNRTPKTLLVLALVAVVGMAFRVSWNALRDVARAIGADHTAATLYPFVVDGLMALALVATLVLTADARRFALRVLGTYTAASLVLNYVHGLVPALHGASVDWGRLADWNPANWALVLLATSLPVGSIYFGSDLVAKVLHHQPAPIANMEESTENVSNRSMADQDEPAPAPVAVNPVPIPRPVQVGFLKPTLPLKPLPAIEPAPVGPVSTVAADSTRPRRATGRVPDIARSTRPKRTPAELLQEARAASADWPDTHLTADRLRKTVHTSAEKARGLRDALIAERAA; encoded by the coding sequence ATGAACCGCACCCCCAAGACCCTGCTGGTGCTCGCGCTGGTGGCCGTGGTCGGGATGGCGTTCCGGGTGTCGTGGAACGCGCTCAGGGACGTGGCCCGAGCGATCGGCGCGGACCACACCGCAGCCACCCTCTACCCCTTCGTGGTCGACGGCCTCATGGCGCTGGCGCTGGTCGCCACGCTCGTACTGACCGCCGACGCCCGACGGTTCGCGCTGCGGGTGCTGGGCACCTACACCGCCGCCTCGCTGGTCCTCAACTACGTCCACGGCCTCGTTCCGGCGCTGCACGGTGCGTCGGTCGACTGGGGACGGTTGGCCGACTGGAACCCGGCGAACTGGGCGCTCGTACTGCTCGCCACGTCGCTTCCGGTCGGGTCGATCTACTTCGGGTCCGACCTGGTCGCGAAGGTGCTCCACCACCAACCGGCCCCGATCGCGAATATGGAGGAATCGACCGAGAACGTGAGTAATCGGTCGATGGCTGACCAGGACGAACCTGCCCCGGCGCCAGTCGCAGTGAACCCGGTGCCGATCCCGCGCCCGGTGCAGGTCGGCTTCCTGAAGCCGACTCTCCCGCTCAAGCCGCTGCCCGCGATCGAGCCTGCACCGGTTGGGCCCGTGTCCACGGTGGCGGCCGACTCAACCCGGCCGCGCCGGGCAACCGGTCGGGTCCCCGACATCGCACGGTCGACCCGACCAAAGCGCACCCCGGCCGAACTCCTGCAAGAAGCGCGGGCCGCGTCGGCCGACTGGCCCGACACGCATCTGACGGCCGACCGGCTCCGTAAGACGGTCCACACGTCGGCGGAGAAGGCGCGGGGGCTGCGGGACGCGCTGATCGCTGAGCGGGCCGCGTGA
- a CDS encoding FtsK/SpoIIIE domain-containing protein: protein MISNVVRLTKDTTPSRQEPSGAAILAVAAPGAEKPPVPLWVRSGRAVRGIVTHEHTRTAGRLAVRHGMYAVGGARIVAKRTWEGRTATRYERMLRAAEAAGNYEVAAEWEERGQRFRDARHRRRMDLLHSPLDAAKGVAVSAGMGVGSLIALGVVMAVATKDVTQVVTPLMATVEFINLLITVATVVWGPAVTIGPFLALLALWGVGRHQQAAPNWALPAAVRNGEGEPITPSIVVKALRDLGVPALGRAIKEMGDAGAAMLGPIRIAGCGVEVDVTLPSGVSTNEVQNKRRKLAENLSRHEHEVFITIPQAARTVRLWVADSGALDEPIGPSPLVTDETMTADYAKGRAPWGQDLRGDAAAISLYQRHLLITGLSNQGKTVALRSLALWVALDRSVQFLMGDLKGVGDWAMFDGLAKTLIQGPTDDHVIQVTEMVEGAVDEMNRRLQAPPGTVFPALIVLVDEAQVAFMCPVKDDEKRPYGGSKANSRYFMAVRKIHNQGRAVNVLMWQGTQDPTDQNLPKLVREGAHTRASLALGTESQARMALGDKAVDGGAAPNLLRPGLDRGTLVVASDGIAIPAGQASITVRTHYIDDDAAVSITDRAKALRDGVTTLHVVERGEQRDPLSDIASVVGTAERVRTKDVLARLAALNADAYGEWSFLDLKRVLGAAGAEPRKSDGVMVVDRDRVARALANRDGDGSASAA, encoded by the coding sequence ATGATTTCCAACGTCGTTCGCCTCACCAAAGACACCACCCCCTCGCGGCAGGAGCCGTCCGGGGCGGCGATCCTTGCTGTAGCAGCGCCGGGCGCCGAAAAGCCGCCTGTGCCCCTGTGGGTCCGCTCCGGGCGGGCCGTACGCGGCATCGTCACCCACGAACACACCCGCACCGCTGGACGGTTGGCCGTGCGGCACGGCATGTACGCGGTGGGCGGCGCCCGCATCGTCGCCAAGCGCACGTGGGAGGGCCGCACCGCCACCCGCTACGAACGCATGCTCCGCGCTGCGGAAGCCGCCGGGAACTACGAGGTCGCGGCCGAGTGGGAAGAGCGCGGACAGCGCTTCCGCGACGCCCGCCACCGCCGCCGCATGGACCTCCTTCACTCACCGCTCGACGCCGCCAAGGGCGTGGCCGTAAGTGCCGGCATGGGCGTCGGCTCTCTCATCGCGCTCGGTGTCGTGATGGCGGTCGCGACCAAGGACGTCACCCAGGTCGTCACCCCGCTGATGGCGACGGTGGAGTTCATCAACCTGCTCATCACAGTGGCGACTGTGGTGTGGGGCCCGGCCGTCACGATCGGCCCGTTCCTCGCGCTGCTCGCCCTGTGGGGTGTCGGCCGCCACCAGCAAGCCGCCCCGAACTGGGCGCTCCCGGCAGCGGTGCGCAACGGGGAGGGCGAGCCGATCACCCCGTCCATCGTCGTCAAGGCCCTGCGCGACCTGGGCGTGCCCGCACTGGGGCGGGCCATCAAGGAGATGGGCGACGCGGGTGCGGCGATGCTCGGCCCGATCCGCATCGCCGGATGCGGCGTCGAAGTCGACGTCACCCTCCCCTCCGGGGTCTCGACCAACGAGGTACAGAACAAGCGCCGCAAGCTCGCAGAGAACCTCTCCCGGCATGAGCACGAAGTGTTCATCACCATCCCGCAAGCCGCCCGCACCGTTCGCCTGTGGGTCGCCGACAGTGGCGCGCTGGACGAGCCGATCGGTCCGTCCCCGCTGGTCACGGACGAGACGATGACCGCCGACTACGCCAAGGGCCGCGCCCCGTGGGGCCAGGACCTACGCGGGGACGCTGCGGCCATCAGCCTGTATCAGCGCCACCTACTCATCACCGGTCTCTCGAACCAGGGCAAGACCGTGGCGCTGCGCTCACTGGCTCTGTGGGTGGCGCTGGACAGGTCGGTTCAGTTCCTGATGGGCGACCTCAAGGGCGTGGGCGACTGGGCCATGTTCGACGGTCTGGCCAAGACCCTGATCCAGGGGCCGACGGACGACCACGTGATCCAGGTGACCGAGATGGTCGAAGGTGCGGTGGACGAGATGAACCGCCGCCTCCAGGCACCGCCCGGCACCGTGTTCCCCGCGCTGATCGTGCTGGTCGATGAGGCGCAGGTCGCGTTCATGTGCCCCGTCAAGGACGACGAGAAGCGGCCCTACGGCGGCTCGAAAGCCAACTCCCGGTACTTCATGGCCGTCCGGAAGATCCACAACCAGGGGCGTGCGGTCAACGTCCTGATGTGGCAGGGCACCCAGGACCCCACCGATCAGAACCTGCCCAAGCTGGTCCGTGAAGGCGCCCACACCCGCGCTTCCCTCGCGCTCGGCACGGAGTCTCAGGCCCGGATGGCGCTCGGCGACAAGGCTGTTGACGGTGGCGCCGCCCCGAACCTGCTGCGTCCGGGGCTGGACAGGGGAACGCTGGTCGTCGCGTCCGACGGCATCGCCATCCCCGCCGGGCAAGCGTCCATCACCGTGCGCACGCACTACATCGACGACGACGCGGCCGTATCCATCACCGACCGCGCCAAGGCGCTGCGCGACGGCGTCACCACCCTGCACGTGGTCGAGCGGGGCGAGCAGCGTGACCCGCTCTCCGACATCGCGTCTGTGGTCGGCACGGCCGAGCGGGTGCGGACCAAGGATGTCCTCGCCCGGCTCGCTGCGCTGAACGCGGACGCCTACGGCGAGTGGTCCTTCCTCGATCTCAAGCGCGTCTTGGGCGCCGCCGGGGCCGAGCCCCGCAAGTCCGACGGGGTCATGGTCGTTGACCGTGACCGCGTCGCCCGCGCGCTCGCCAACCGCGACGGCGACGGTTCCGCTTCCGCCGCCTGA
- a CDS encoding GatB/YqeY domain-containing protein, whose product MTTLKARLKDDLTTAMKARDELRSSTLRLTLTAVAKEEVAGKTARELSDDEVLKVIAKEAKKRREAAEAFEQGGRAESAARELAEGEVLDAYLPKQLSDSELEGIVGAAVEEAKAAGAEGPRAMGAVMKIVNPKVAGLADGGRVAAAVKKLLAG is encoded by the coding sequence ATGACCACGCTCAAGGCCCGACTCAAGGACGACCTCACCACCGCCATGAAGGCGCGCGACGAACTGCGCTCGTCCACGCTCCGGCTGACCCTCACCGCCGTCGCCAAGGAAGAGGTCGCCGGCAAGACCGCGCGTGAGCTCTCCGACGACGAGGTCCTGAAGGTGATCGCCAAGGAGGCGAAGAAGCGCCGCGAGGCGGCCGAGGCCTTCGAGCAGGGCGGTCGCGCCGAGTCGGCTGCGCGCGAGCTGGCCGAGGGCGAGGTTCTCGACGCGTACCTGCCCAAGCAGCTCTCCGACAGCGAGCTGGAGGGGATCGTCGGCGCCGCCGTCGAGGAGGCCAAGGCGGCCGGGGCCGAGGGGCCGCGCGCGATGGGTGCCGTCATGAAGATCGTGAACCCGAAGGTGGCGGGCCTCGCCGACGGTGGCCGTGTCGCCGCCGCGGTGAAGAAGCTCCTCGCGGGCTGA
- a CDS encoding site-specific integrase — protein MTETPKSARRAGHGEDTIYWDAAKKSYVGAVSLGYAPNGKRRRPKVYGKTKTEVRQKIRDLKKEMQSGVKAPVNYTVAEAVSDWLERGLKGRDQKGTIGKNRSMANKHLIPFIGKAKLKDLSADDVDDWLDDRAEFLATRSLRDLLAILRRSVAHAQRRDKAARNVALLVTAPEGRPGRPSKAMNLEQARAVLTAARPSRLYAYLVLSFLGGVRTEEARPLTWDHVFLETKDAIPPHVAVWRSVRKHGDTKTRRSRRTIALPKMVVEVLEEHMRQQKKERAAKGLEWDQAGRVFTTRSGELLDAANVRRDFRAIIAKAAKVPGIDLKPHEWTTRETRQSFVSLLSDHGVPLETIALLVGHTSQATTEAVYRKQLRPVITKGAEAMDAIFAQGQEGDDEGGADKPLAGT, from the coding sequence ATGACTGAGACACCCAAGAGTGCCCGCCGGGCCGGACATGGCGAGGACACGATCTATTGGGATGCCGCGAAGAAGAGCTATGTCGGCGCCGTGTCCCTTGGCTACGCCCCGAATGGCAAGCGGCGCCGCCCGAAGGTCTACGGCAAGACCAAGACTGAAGTTCGCCAGAAGATCAGGGACTTGAAGAAGGAGATGCAGTCCGGGGTCAAGGCGCCCGTGAACTACACCGTGGCCGAGGCCGTGAGCGACTGGTTGGAGCGCGGGCTCAAGGGGCGGGACCAGAAGGGGACCATCGGCAAGAACCGCTCGATGGCCAACAAGCACCTGATCCCGTTCATTGGCAAGGCCAAGCTCAAGGACCTCAGCGCGGATGACGTCGATGACTGGCTGGACGACCGGGCGGAGTTCCTAGCGACCCGCAGCCTGCGTGATCTGCTCGCCATCCTCCGTCGCTCTGTCGCGCACGCTCAGCGTCGGGACAAGGCCGCGCGGAACGTCGCGCTGCTCGTGACCGCACCGGAAGGGCGCCCCGGCCGCCCGAGCAAGGCCATGAATCTGGAGCAGGCACGAGCCGTACTCACGGCCGCGCGCCCGTCGCGGCTGTATGCCTACCTCGTGCTGTCCTTCCTTGGAGGCGTACGAACGGAGGAGGCGCGCCCGCTCACCTGGGACCATGTCTTCCTGGAGACCAAGGACGCCATCCCGCCCCATGTCGCAGTGTGGCGCTCGGTGCGCAAGCACGGAGACACCAAGACGCGGAGGAGTCGCCGGACCATCGCCCTGCCGAAGATGGTGGTTGAAGTCCTCGAAGAGCACATGCGGCAGCAGAAGAAGGAGAGGGCGGCCAAGGGGCTGGAGTGGGACCAAGCGGGGAGGGTCTTCACGACCCGGAGCGGTGAGCTCTTGGACGCGGCCAACGTCCGGCGGGACTTCCGCGCCATCATCGCCAAGGCCGCCAAGGTGCCGGGCATTGACCTGAAGCCGCACGAGTGGACGACCCGAGAGACGCGGCAGAGTTTCGTGTCCCTGCTCTCCGACCACGGGGTCCCGCTGGAGACCATCGCTCTATTGGTCGGGCACACCAGCCAGGCGACTACCGAAGCGGTCTATCGCAAGCAGTTGCGGCCAGTGATCACGAAGGGCGCGGAGGCTATGGACGCGATCTTTGCGCAAGGTCAGGAGGGTGACGACGAGGGGGGTGCGGACAAGCCCCTGGCAGGAACCTGA
- a CDS encoding DUF6284 family protein yields the protein MKNIAALQTAVTDLLPDAEPSAAELDAIDVEMPLILAEVELLDAQIITLDRAPNELDARRIRRARRKVLAARRALTNLTAAPGTSGVGA from the coding sequence ATGAAGAACATCGCTGCACTTCAGACGGCCGTTACCGACCTCCTGCCCGACGCCGAGCCGTCGGCGGCCGAGCTGGACGCGATCGACGTTGAGATGCCGCTGATCCTGGCGGAAGTCGAGTTGCTGGACGCGCAGATCATCACGCTCGACCGCGCCCCGAACGAGCTGGACGCCCGGCGTATCCGGCGGGCCCGCCGCAAGGTGCTGGCCGCCCGCCGGGCACTCACCAACCTGACCGCCGCGCCGGGCACGTCGGGGGTCGGGGCATGA
- a CDS encoding metallophosphoesterase, whose product MRARYGIPLGITAVGAAGLTYAAGFEARSFRLRRVTVPVLPPGAGPLRVLQVSDIHMVGGQRKKRAWLQSLAGLRPDFVVNTGDNLSDPEGVPEALDALGPLMEFPGVYVFGSNDYYGPKLRNPARYLFEKAQGRHGLNGNAPAVGVVHNPWEELRDAFDAAGWVNLSNTRGRLKLDGMELAFTGLDDPHIKRDRYQEVAGGPETGADFSIAVVHAPYLRTLESFTADGYPLILAGHTHGGQLCIPFYGALVTNCDLDTDRAKGLSTHETDGHRAFLHVSAGCGTNRYTPLRFACPPEATLLTLVEQRR is encoded by the coding sequence ATGCGCGCGCGATACGGAATTCCCTTGGGCATCACGGCGGTCGGGGCCGCAGGTCTCACCTATGCGGCGGGCTTCGAAGCGAGATCGTTCCGGCTGCGCCGGGTCACGGTGCCGGTGCTGCCGCCGGGGGCGGGTCCGTTGCGCGTGCTCCAGGTGTCCGACATCCACATGGTGGGCGGCCAGCGCAAGAAGAGGGCGTGGCTCCAGTCACTGGCGGGCCTGCGCCCCGACTTCGTGGTGAACACCGGCGACAACCTGTCCGACCCGGAGGGCGTCCCAGAGGCGCTCGACGCGCTGGGCCCGCTGATGGAATTCCCCGGCGTGTACGTCTTCGGCTCGAACGACTACTACGGTCCGAAGCTCCGCAACCCGGCCCGGTACCTGTTCGAGAAGGCGCAGGGCCGGCACGGGCTCAACGGCAACGCGCCGGCTGTCGGCGTCGTCCACAATCCGTGGGAGGAGCTGCGGGACGCGTTCGACGCGGCGGGCTGGGTGAATCTGAGCAACACCCGGGGCCGCCTGAAGCTGGACGGCATGGAGCTGGCCTTCACGGGCCTGGACGACCCGCACATCAAGCGGGACCGCTACCAGGAGGTCGCGGGTGGCCCCGAGACGGGGGCGGACTTCTCGATCGCGGTGGTGCACGCCCCGTACCTGCGCACGCTGGAGTCCTTCACGGCGGACGGCTACCCGCTGATCCTCGCGGGCCACACGCACGGCGGGCAGCTGTGCATCCCCTTCTACGGGGCCCTGGTCACCAACTGTGACCTGGACACGGACCGGGCGAAGGGCCTCTCGACCCACGAGACGGACGGCCACCGAGCCTTCCTCCACGTCTCAGCAGGCTGCGGCACCAACCGCTACACCCCCCTCCGCTTCGCCTGCCCCCCGGAGGCAACCCTCCTGACGCTGGTGGAACAACGCCGCTAG